One Halovivax ruber XH-70 genomic region harbors:
- a CDS encoding SDR family NAD(P)-dependent oxidoreductase, translating into MDGPELDGRTVLVTGSGRGLGRAIALAAAERGARVAVHYHTSADAAAAVAETADERGAPATATVQADVTDPDSVDGLFATIESELGPVECLVNNVGDFAPDHWADIDVDTWQRVFDTNLTATWLCAKRALPAMRDRAFGRIVNVGYASAEKGLVNPKNFPYFAAKAGVLMFTRMLAADTQDDGITVNAVSPYVVENSAEFPDELPRGRPASFDDVTRPILFFLDPANEYVSGENIEVDGGWLPENV; encoded by the coding sequence ATGGACGGACCCGAACTCGACGGACGGACGGTGCTGGTGACCGGAAGCGGGCGGGGGCTGGGGCGAGCGATCGCCCTCGCCGCGGCCGAGCGCGGCGCTCGCGTCGCCGTCCACTACCACACGAGCGCCGACGCTGCGGCGGCCGTCGCCGAAACGGCCGACGAACGCGGCGCACCGGCGACGGCCACCGTCCAGGCGGACGTCACCGACCCCGACAGCGTCGACGGCCTCTTCGCGACGATCGAATCCGAACTGGGACCGGTCGAGTGTCTGGTCAACAACGTCGGTGACTTCGCCCCGGACCACTGGGCCGACATCGACGTCGACACCTGGCAACGCGTCTTCGATACGAACCTCACCGCGACCTGGCTGTGTGCAAAACGAGCGCTCCCCGCGATGCGCGATCGGGCGTTCGGCCGGATCGTCAACGTCGGGTACGCCTCCGCCGAAAAAGGACTCGTCAACCCGAAGAATTTCCCGTACTTCGCGGCGAAAGCGGGCGTCCTCATGTTCACCCGAATGCTCGCCGCCGACACCCAGGACGACGGCATCACCGTCAACGCCGTCTCACCCTACGTCGTCGAGAACTCCGCGGAGTTCCCCGACGAACTGCCCCGCGGCCGGCCCGCCAGTTTCGACGACGTCACGCGGCCGATCCTGTTCTTCCTCGACCCCGCAAACGAGTACGTCAGTGGCGAAAATATCGAGGTCGACGGTGGCTGGCTCCCCGAGAACGTCTGA
- a CDS encoding proteasome assembly chaperone family protein, with protein MSADSSTTYEQLAELSADEPTLIEGLPGHGLVASIAVDLLNDQLDLTHCGNITSDAFPPVTTFDEGFVQDLVRVYGCGHPAVMTLQSDLTIPETAYEPLSRCVIEDVASEIGRAIFIAAAPANSEEQLGEVTAIATTEAIRDELEAADIEMADERGVVGGVTGALVRQCYQAGVPAALLVVRAHPQLPDPRAAKSVVENALEPLVDFDVDTTPLDEQAEEIQQRMQQVADQFQQAQQANGQEATNERQFRSKGSGMYQ; from the coding sequence ATGTCCGCAGACTCTTCGACGACCTACGAGCAACTCGCCGAGTTGAGTGCCGACGAGCCGACGCTCATCGAGGGGCTCCCAGGTCACGGACTCGTCGCCTCGATCGCGGTCGATCTGCTCAACGACCAGCTCGATCTCACGCACTGCGGGAACATCACGTCCGACGCGTTCCCGCCAGTCACCACGTTCGACGAGGGATTCGTCCAGGACCTCGTCCGGGTGTACGGCTGTGGTCATCCGGCCGTCATGACACTGCAGAGCGACCTGACGATACCCGAGACAGCCTACGAACCACTCAGTCGATGCGTGATCGAGGACGTCGCGAGCGAGATTGGTCGAGCGATCTTCATCGCGGCCGCTCCGGCGAACTCCGAAGAGCAACTGGGCGAGGTGACGGCGATCGCGACGACCGAGGCGATTCGCGACGAACTCGAGGCGGCCGACATCGAGATGGCCGACGAACGCGGCGTCGTCGGTGGCGTCACGGGTGCACTCGTCAGACAGTGCTACCAGGCCGGCGTGCCCGCCGCGTTGCTCGTCGTTCGCGCCCACCCACAGCTGCCCGATCCCCGCGCCGCGAAGTCCGTCGTCGAAAACGCGCTCGAACCGCTCGTCGACTTCGACGTCGACACCACGCCACTCGACGAACAGGCCGAAGAGATTCAACAGCGCATGCAACAGGTCGCGGATCAGTTCCAGCAAGCCCAGCAGGCAAACGGGCAAGAGGCGACCAACGAGCGACAGTTCCGGTCGAAGGGCTCCGGCATGTACCAGTAG
- a CDS encoding ABC transporter ATP-binding protein codes for MSRTETPAEDESVVDRMLETDGLTKRFGAFTAVDDVDLSIEQGEFRSIIGPNGAGKTTLFNLLSGALPVTEGSIRFDGTEITDLAPQERVHRGLGRSFQILNIFEELTVRENVRLAAQSVHRDDYGFFESLFKPTDRHETINARTDDVLDRIDLASVGDEEAAALDYGGKRRLEIGMVLATDPQVVLFDEPTAGMSIEETEATIDLIEDVLADQTLLLIEHDIELVMDLSDRITVLNQGEVIASGPPDAIAADQAVQDAYLGGMVE; via the coding sequence ATGTCGCGAACTGAGACACCTGCCGAAGACGAGTCTGTCGTCGACCGAATGCTGGAAACCGATGGCCTGACCAAACGCTTCGGTGCGTTCACCGCCGTCGACGACGTCGATCTCTCGATCGAACAGGGCGAGTTCCGGAGCATCATCGGGCCGAACGGGGCGGGCAAGACCACCCTGTTCAACCTACTCTCGGGTGCGCTGCCGGTCACCGAGGGCTCGATCCGCTTCGACGGGACGGAGATCACCGACCTCGCGCCCCAGGAGCGGGTCCACCGCGGACTCGGCCGGTCGTTCCAGATCCTGAACATCTTCGAGGAACTCACCGTTCGCGAGAACGTTCGGCTGGCGGCCCAGTCGGTCCATCGCGACGACTACGGCTTCTTCGAATCGCTGTTCAAACCGACCGACCGCCACGAGACGATCAACGCCCGTACCGACGACGTGCTCGATCGCATCGACCTCGCGTCCGTGGGCGACGAGGAAGCGGCCGCGCTCGACTACGGCGGCAAACGCCGCCTCGAGATCGGGATGGTGCTCGCGACGGACCCGCAGGTCGTGCTGTTCGACGAACCGACCGCGGGGATGAGCATCGAGGAGACAGAGGCGACGATCGACCTGATCGAGGACGTGCTCGCGGACCAGACGCTGTTGCTCATCGAACACGACATCGAACTCGTCATGGACCTCTCCGATCGCATCACGGTGTTGAATCAGGGCGAAGTCATCGCGTCGGGCCCGCCGGACGCCATCGCGGCGGACCAGGCCGTTCAGGACGCCTACCTCGGGGGGATGGTCGAATGA
- a CDS encoding ABC transporter permease, with translation MGGAITQSFVDGAVVGFLGPEHLQQLLDGLTRGFIYVLLAAGLSVIFGVMHVINFAHGELFALGAFFAISVLGVTSGVLGGGLGFVAALLVAPLIVGVIGVAMERYAVQPLYGRNPLYHILLTFGFVIVINDLIYLVWGTSPQTLPTPDVISGTVPLFGRAFSVYNFFIIVIGSAIAAAVWAILTYTRFGLIIRAGAQDRQMVKNLGIGIDRYYSLIFGLGAALAAVAGVILGSRSGVTPEMGTQIIIPAFVIVVIGGLGSFRGAVVGGLSVGVLQESILRPYAPELEGMVIFLLMIGVLMVRPRGLFGTEFEEGGGELLTGTGGGLLSDGARLKLGVGVLVLLAIVPLLAGSVFSTYYVTLLVRILLWGLFALALDFVMGYTGLVSLGHALFWGLGAYVSAVVLVHSTESALVAVGVALVVGAAVAWAVGFLSVRVHGVYFAMITLAFAELYTNVVTSVDGWLGWELTGGSEGLFGFSAYYGIGGVGIQLDEIALFVGPLSLTGTELFYYIALGSLVVAYLVTRRMLQSPFGSVLKAIRENEERVRFLGYNPTVYKRRAFVVSGIFATLAGSLYVLNSGAVFPEATEWLKSGEVVVMVLLGGMGTLYGPILGAFTFFGLEELLMDHTDRWRLLLGTVFILFVIFLPRGLVSIPEKLAALAPDRGRETEPEPTAEIQTGDGD, from the coding sequence ATGGGAGGAGCTATTACACAGTCGTTCGTCGACGGTGCAGTCGTCGGATTCCTCGGTCCCGAGCATTTACAGCAACTGCTGGATGGCCTGACCCGCGGGTTCATCTACGTGCTCCTCGCCGCCGGTCTCTCGGTCATCTTCGGCGTGATGCACGTCATCAACTTCGCCCACGGCGAGCTATTCGCGCTGGGGGCGTTCTTCGCGATCTCCGTGCTGGGCGTCACCAGTGGCGTGTTGGGCGGCGGCTTGGGGTTCGTCGCGGCCCTCCTCGTCGCGCCGCTGATCGTCGGCGTGATCGGCGTCGCGATGGAGCGATACGCCGTCCAGCCGCTGTACGGGCGGAATCCGTTGTATCACATTTTGTTGACGTTCGGGTTCGTGATCGTCATCAACGACCTGATCTATCTGGTCTGGGGAACCAGTCCACAGACGCTGCCGACCCCGGATGTGATCAGCGGGACCGTTCCGTTGTTCGGCCGGGCCTTCAGCGTCTACAACTTCTTCATCATCGTCATCGGGAGTGCGATCGCAGCCGCCGTCTGGGCTATACTCACCTACACGCGCTTCGGGCTGATCATCAGGGCGGGAGCCCAGGACCGCCAGATGGTCAAGAACCTCGGGATCGGTATCGACCGCTACTACTCGCTCATCTTCGGTCTCGGCGCGGCGCTGGCCGCAGTTGCCGGCGTCATCCTGGGGAGTCGATCGGGTGTCACGCCCGAGATGGGAACCCAGATCATCATTCCGGCGTTCGTCATCGTCGTCATCGGTGGCCTCGGGAGCTTTCGCGGCGCCGTCGTCGGTGGCCTCTCCGTCGGTGTTCTGCAGGAGTCGATTCTGCGCCCGTACGCCCCGGAACTGGAGGGAATGGTGATCTTCCTCCTGATGATCGGCGTGTTGATGGTCCGCCCGCGAGGCCTGTTCGGCACCGAGTTCGAGGAAGGTGGCGGCGAACTCCTGACCGGAACCGGAGGCGGACTCCTTTCGGATGGCGCTCGCCTCAAACTGGGTGTCGGAGTCCTCGTGTTGTTGGCGATAGTGCCGTTGCTAGCCGGATCGGTCTTCTCGACGTACTACGTGACGCTGCTGGTGCGGATCCTGCTCTGGGGACTGTTCGCCCTCGCGCTCGACTTCGTGATGGGCTACACCGGCCTCGTGTCCCTTGGCCACGCGCTGTTCTGGGGACTTGGGGCGTACGTCTCGGCGGTCGTGCTGGTACACAGCACCGAGTCAGCGCTCGTCGCCGTCGGCGTCGCGCTCGTCGTCGGTGCGGCGGTCGCCTGGGCCGTCGGGTTTCTCTCGGTCCGCGTCCACGGCGTCTACTTCGCGATGATCACGCTGGCGTTCGCTGAACTATACACGAACGTCGTGACCAGCGTCGATGGCTGGCTCGGCTGGGAACTTACCGGCGGGTCCGAAGGCCTGTTCGGCTTCTCAGCGTATTACGGGATCGGTGGAGTCGGCATCCAACTCGACGAGATCGCACTGTTCGTCGGCCCACTCTCCCTGACTGGAACGGAGTTGTTCTACTACATCGCCCTTGGGTCGCTCGTCGTCGCCTACCTCGTCACCCGTCGGATGCTCCAGTCACCGTTCGGAAGCGTCCTCAAGGCGATCAGGGAGAACGAAGAACGTGTCCGCTTCCTCGGGTACAATCCGACGGTGTACAAACGGCGCGCCTTCGTCGTCAGCGGTATCTTCGCGACGCTCGCGGGGTCACTGTACGTGCTCAACTCCGGCGCCGTCTTCCCGGAAGCGACCGAGTGGCTGAAATCCGGCGAAGTCGTCGTCATGGTGCTGCTCGGCGGGATGGGAACGCTCTACGGGCCGATCCTCGGCGCGTTCACGTTCTTCGGACTGGAGGAACTCCTCATGGATCACACCGACCGGTGGCGACTACTACTCGGTACCGTCTTCATCCTGTTCGTGATCTTTCTCCCGCGGGGACTCGTCTCCATCCCGGAGAAACTCGCCGCGCTCGCCCCCGATCGAGGCCGCGAAACCGAGCCGGAACCGACTGCAGAGATCCAGACGGGGGATGGTGACTGA
- a CDS encoding VOC family protein, whose amino-acid sequence MTEPSSSEDGDGDPDSTAANPDRDLRIRVDHVGIAVEDRDTLAPVLELLGGELIADEPADGFRWIQYELGDLSRIELIEPTAPDTFLTDFLDRNGTGFHHVTFEVAAIDDIVAHLREHDLRVVDRADHEKYREAFVSPRSTGGVLFQLMEYEPGYCEAYGEPGVGHDLLTDHSYLDPAESR is encoded by the coding sequence ATGACAGAGCCGTCGTCATCAGAAGACGGAGACGGCGACCCCGATAGCACAGCCGCCAACCCCGATCGCGATCTTCGTATTCGCGTCGATCACGTCGGCATCGCCGTCGAGGATCGCGACACGCTGGCGCCCGTGCTCGAACTTCTCGGCGGGGAGCTGATCGCCGACGAACCCGCAGACGGCTTCCGCTGGATCCAGTACGAACTGGGCGACCTGAGTCGGATCGAACTGATCGAGCCGACCGCCCCGGACACGTTTCTCACCGACTTTCTCGATCGGAACGGAACCGGCTTCCACCACGTCACGTTCGAGGTCGCGGCCATCGACGACATCGTCGCCCACCTTCGCGAACACGACCTGCGCGTCGTCGACCGGGCCGACCACGAGAAGTACCGCGAGGCGTTCGTCTCCCCGCGTTCGACGGGCGGCGTCCTCTTCCAGTTGATGGAGTACGAACCCGGCTACTGCGAGGCCTACGGCGAACCCGGGGTCGGTCACGACCTCCTGACCGACCACAGCTATCTCGACCCGGCCGAGTCGCGCTGA
- a CDS encoding PaaI family thioesterase, with product MDEEVSPDREALISDDPYCSLLGIELVSIGSGSATTQLSITEDHLNFHGVPHGGAINSLADAAFAAASNADGDDAFALETNVSFLEAVEVGTTLTATARRTHETRQTGEYEVVVTPDTEDGRADDEQESAGDPATDGRIATFRGRVYRP from the coding sequence ATGGACGAGGAGGTCTCTCCCGACCGCGAGGCGCTGATCAGCGACGACCCCTATTGTTCGTTGCTGGGCATCGAACTGGTGTCGATCGGCTCCGGCTCGGCGACCACCCAACTGTCGATCACCGAGGACCACCTGAACTTCCACGGGGTGCCCCACGGCGGCGCCATCAACTCGCTCGCCGACGCGGCCTTCGCCGCCGCCTCGAACGCCGACGGCGACGACGCGTTCGCCCTGGAGACGAACGTCTCCTTCCTCGAAGCCGTCGAGGTGGGGACGACGCTAACCGCGACCGCCCGGCGAACCCACGAGACCCGACAGACCGGCGAGTACGAGGTAGTCGTGACGCCCGATACCGAGGACGGCAGAGCAGACGACGAACAGGAGAGCGCTGGCGACCCCGCCACCGACGGCCGGATCGCGACGTTCCGTGGACGAGTGTACCGACCCTGA
- the paaK gene encoding phenylacetate--CoA ligase PaaK — protein sequence MYQDIEATPRDELTDVQSERLRETVRHAYEHVDFYRERLDDAGISPDDIESIEDITALPFTRKEHFRDQYPDGLFAVDDADVQRIHASSGTTGKRKIVGYTENDLQVWRDVMARSLTAAGVEPGQTFQNAYGYGLFTGGMGFHDGIEELGATVIPAGGGDTAGQLDLLQDLDVDALGSTPSYCLYLAEAAEDRGIDPTDLPLSTVVIGAEPFTDPMREEIEAALDVTAIDIYGLSELIGPGVSVECAEAQDGMHIQEDHFYPEIVDPDTGEPLPEGERGELVLTSLTKEALPVIRYRTGDVTSLSYDECACGRTTVRMDNVSGRVDDLLIVRGVNVYASSIEELMIEIDDVAPYYRIDLYREGTLDTMEITVERHVDSTKSADEIHDLIDRRLHEVLDVTVDDLSVVPYGEIERQETGKVQRVFDHR from the coding sequence ATGTATCAGGATATCGAAGCCACGCCACGAGACGAACTGACCGACGTACAGAGCGAGCGACTGCGAGAGACGGTTCGACACGCCTACGAGCACGTCGATTTCTATCGCGAACGGCTCGACGACGCCGGCATCTCGCCCGACGACATCGAGTCGATCGAGGACATCACGGCGCTACCGTTCACGCGGAAAGAACATTTTAGAGACCAGTACCCGGACGGCCTGTTCGCGGTGGACGACGCGGACGTGCAGCGCATCCACGCCTCGTCGGGGACGACCGGAAAGCGCAAGATCGTCGGCTACACCGAGAACGACCTTCAGGTCTGGCGCGACGTGATGGCTCGCTCGCTGACCGCCGCGGGCGTCGAGCCGGGACAGACGTTCCAGAACGCCTACGGCTACGGCCTGTTCACCGGCGGGATGGGCTTTCACGACGGCATCGAAGAACTCGGCGCGACGGTGATTCCGGCCGGCGGCGGCGACACGGCCGGGCAATTGGATCTCCTTCAGGACCTCGACGTCGACGCCCTCGGCAGCACGCCGTCGTACTGCCTCTACCTTGCCGAAGCCGCCGAAGACCGGGGAATCGATCCGACGGACCTGCCGCTCTCGACCGTCGTCATCGGCGCCGAGCCGTTCACCGACCCGATGCGCGAAGAGATCGAGGCCGCCCTCGACGTCACCGCCATCGACATCTACGGCCTCTCGGAACTCATCGGCCCCGGCGTCTCCGTCGAGTGTGCCGAGGCCCAGGACGGGATGCACATCCAGGAAGATCACTTCTACCCGGAGATCGTCGATCCGGACACGGGCGAACCGCTTCCCGAAGGGGAACGTGGCGAACTCGTGCTCACCTCGCTCACCAAGGAAGCGCTGCCCGTCATCCGCTACCGAACCGGCGACGTCACCAGCCTCAGCTACGACGAGTGTGCGTGCGGCCGAACCACGGTCCGGATGGACAACGTCAGCGGCCGCGTCGACGACCTGCTCATCGTCCGCGGCGTCAACGTCTACGCAAGTAGTATCGAAGAACTCATGATCGAGATCGACGACGTGGCTCCCTACTACCGCATCGACCTCTACCGGGAGGGGACGCTCGATACGATGGAGATCACCGTCGAGCGCCACGTCGACTCGACGAAGAGCGCCGACGAGATCCACGACCTGATCGACCGTCGTCTGCACGAGGTACTCGACGTCACGGTCGACGACCTCTCGGTCGTCCCCTACGGCGAGATCGAGCGCCAGGAGACTGGTAAGGTCCAGCGCGTCTTCGACCACCGGTAG
- a CDS encoding ABC transporter substrate-binding protein, with product MPRDITNHRRRSVLKAAGVAGVSALAGCVGDPDEVDDGDDENFDTVQFGVLEPFTGDFADLAEERNQGERLAIEQINASDEFDFEIEYEEYDTQLNAEDGIQAANQAIERDGAQFLTGAISSSVALAINGIAEQNEVIYTPGAADTSITGQECNEYVFRFETSTAQIAEVMAQWTAENLGSSIMYSLADYAYGESVGEEFGSRMQEQTDDYEEVLTVEPAESATDFEAFITQLSDNAADADALVVGATGGHLIRFLLQAYERGLHEEIPIVTTTGSFAVVRGGATEAAQGIYSGTRYVPGLETGTNQQFVSDYEAEYDAQPDNFSRVGYGSIMMVAQGIQEAGSRDPSVVRETLSGMTYESIFGDVTLRECDQQATNPVWMAENVAPSGGGEVADVDLLTELDGEEAAPACEDTGCTL from the coding sequence ATGCCACGTGATATCACAAATCATCGACGGCGATCCGTGCTGAAAGCGGCGGGCGTCGCCGGCGTTTCGGCCCTGGCCGGGTGCGTTGGCGATCCAGACGAGGTCGACGATGGTGACGACGAAAATTTCGACACGGTCCAGTTCGGCGTTCTCGAACCGTTCACCGGCGACTTCGCCGACCTGGCCGAGGAGCGAAATCAGGGCGAGCGCCTGGCAATCGAACAGATCAACGCGAGTGACGAGTTCGACTTCGAGATCGAGTACGAGGAGTACGACACCCAGCTCAACGCGGAGGACGGTATTCAGGCCGCGAATCAGGCGATCGAGCGCGACGGGGCGCAGTTCCTCACTGGGGCGATCTCGAGTTCGGTCGCCCTCGCGATCAACGGCATCGCAGAACAGAACGAAGTCATCTACACGCCCGGTGCGGCGGACACCTCGATCACCGGGCAGGAGTGCAACGAGTACGTGTTCCGCTTCGAGACATCCACTGCCCAGATCGCCGAAGTGATGGCCCAGTGGACCGCTGAGAACCTCGGGAGCAGCATCATGTACTCGCTCGCGGACTACGCTTACGGCGAGTCCGTCGGTGAGGAGTTCGGCTCGCGGATGCAGGAACAGACCGACGATTACGAGGAGGTTCTGACCGTCGAACCCGCGGAGAGTGCGACCGACTTCGAGGCGTTCATCACGCAACTGTCCGACAACGCGGCCGACGCTGACGCGCTCGTGGTCGGCGCGACCGGCGGTCACCTCATCCGCTTCCTCCTGCAGGCCTACGAGCGTGGTCTCCACGAGGAGATCCCGATCGTGACGACGACGGGTTCGTTCGCCGTCGTCCGCGGGGGCGCGACCGAGGCCGCCCAGGGCATCTACAGCGGGACACGGTACGTTCCCGGTCTCGAAACCGGGACGAACCAGCAGTTCGTCTCGGACTACGAGGCCGAGTACGACGCCCAACCGGACAACTTCTCCCGCGTCGGCTACGGCTCGATCATGATGGTCGCGCAGGGGATTCAGGAGGCGGGTTCCCGCGATCCCAGCGTCGTCAGAGAGACGCTGTCCGGGATGACCTACGAGTCCATCTTCGGCGACGTGACGCTCCGCGAGTGCGACCAGCAGGCGACGAACCCGGTCTGGATGGCCGAGAACGTTGCCCCGTCTGGCGGCGGCGAGGTCGCCGACGTGGACCTGCTGACTGAACTCGATGGCGAGGAGGCCGCACCGGCATGTGAGGACACCGGCTGTACGCTGTAA
- a CDS encoding ABC transporter ATP-binding protein translates to MSPDPMLSLANVDAGYGETQILTDVSLDVGEGEVVSLVGRNGAGKTTTLRSIVGIVEPTAGSIEYRGEAITGLDAVDTAKRGIALVPEERRIFPELTVRENLELAAYGGATDADGLSIDAVLDTFENLADRTDNDGASLSGGEQQMLTIGRALVSGADCILLDEPTEGLAPYIVQDVMDAVRDLNERGITVLLVEQNVHVALELADRNYVLDRGEIVWEGGSSELEADEAVLDRYLGVSL, encoded by the coding sequence ATGAGCCCCGATCCGATGCTCTCGCTCGCCAACGTCGACGCCGGCTACGGCGAGACGCAGATCCTCACGGACGTCTCGCTCGACGTCGGGGAGGGTGAGGTCGTCTCGCTGGTCGGCCGTAACGGCGCCGGGAAGACGACGACGCTCCGATCGATCGTGGGCATCGTCGAACCGACCGCCGGGTCGATCGAGTACCGCGGCGAGGCGATCACCGGGCTCGACGCGGTCGACACGGCGAAACGCGGTATCGCGCTCGTTCCCGAGGAGCGGCGGATCTTCCCGGAACTCACCGTTCGTGAGAACCTCGAACTCGCCGCCTACGGCGGTGCGACCGACGCCGACGGCCTCTCGATCGACGCGGTGCTCGATACGTTCGAAAATCTCGCCGATCGAACCGACAACGACGGAGCCTCCCTCTCGGGCGGCGAACAGCAGATGCTGACGATCGGGCGCGCGCTGGTCAGCGGGGCCGACTGCATCCTGCTCGACGAGCCGACGGAGGGACTCGCCCCCTACATCGTCCAGGACGTGATGGACGCCGTGCGCGATCTGAACGAGCGCGGGATCACCGTCCTGCTCGTCGAGCAAAACGTCCACGTCGCCCTCGAGCTGGCCGACCGCAACTACGTGCTCGATCGGGGCGAGATCGTCTGGGAGGGCGGCTCCAGCGAACTCGAGGCCGACGAGGCCGTTCTCGACCGGTATCTGGGGGTGTCGCTGTGA
- a CDS encoding BtrH N-terminal domain-containing protein produces MSRVDGYAHGTGDHCGSTSLRNLATHYGWDSDEPTSFGLASGLGFTFFELSESPHRGFFGRPLWIEDAFFSHLGIGFDLFEPGVATDSTVDADRWNAIVDRLRTQTAAGDPVLVYTDIYHLPYFGTDTHFAPHTLLVVAVDGDEVVLSDSEFDDLQRIPLADLRAAMASEAVFELGYRHLVVTDPEPTVDLPTAARAAITQTATYALEPEAVDRPLGPATHGVAGIRALADDVPTWSSLPDPQWTARFAYQNVERRGTGGGTFRCLYARFLDRMVPKLDELDPALSERTAAVADDWTDIGATLKTASELDSADEPEFEALLTEASEAIHAVADREERLLRAFRETLL; encoded by the coding sequence ATGTCTCGCGTCGACGGCTACGCCCACGGCACCGGCGACCACTGCGGGTCGACCTCGCTCCGCAATCTCGCGACCCACTACGGCTGGGACAGCGACGAACCGACCAGCTTCGGCCTCGCGTCGGGTCTCGGCTTCACATTCTTCGAGCTGTCGGAGAGCCCTCACCGCGGCTTCTTCGGCCGGCCACTCTGGATCGAGGACGCCTTCTTCTCCCACCTCGGGATTGGCTTCGACCTCTTCGAACCCGGCGTCGCCACGGATTCCACCGTGGACGCCGACCGCTGGAACGCGATCGTCGACCGACTCCGCACGCAGACGGCCGCGGGCGACCCGGTGCTGGTCTACACCGACATCTACCACCTCCCGTACTTCGGCACGGACACGCACTTCGCCCCGCACACGCTGCTCGTCGTCGCGGTCGACGGCGACGAGGTCGTCCTCTCGGACAGCGAGTTCGACGACCTCCAGCGGATCCCGCTCGCGGACCTGCGCGCGGCGATGGCTTCCGAGGCCGTCTTCGAACTGGGCTACCGCCATCTCGTCGTCACCGACCCGGAACCGACGGTCGACTTGCCGACGGCCGCGCGAGCGGCGATCACACAGACGGCCACCTACGCTCTCGAACCGGAGGCGGTCGATCGTCCGCTCGGTCCAGCGACCCACGGCGTCGCGGGAATTCGTGCACTGGCAGACGACGTCCCGACGTGGTCCTCGCTCCCGGATCCCCAGTGGACGGCCCGCTTCGCCTACCAGAACGTCGAACGCCGCGGGACGGGCGGCGGCACCTTCCGCTGCCTCTACGCCAGGTTCCTGGACCGGATGGTTCCCAAACTCGACGAACTCGACCCGGCCCTGTCCGAGCGGACGGCAGCCGTCGCCGACGACTGGACCGACATCGGCGCCACGCTGAAGACCGCGAGCGAACTCGACAGCGCCGACGAGCCCGAATTCGAGGCGCTGTTGACCGAGGCGAGCGAGGCGATCCACGCCGTAGCCGACCGCGAGGAACGCCTGCTCCGAGCGTTTCGCGAGACGCTTCTCTGA